The Terriglobales bacterium genomic sequence TTGCTGAAGCTCGCTGCGTACGCGCCGAGATTGCGCCAGAGTTCATCAACGTCCTTTTTTGTCTTGGGGAGATAATCGGAGTATTCGATCTCCGCGTCTTCCATTCTCCGCAACTTGTGAATCGTTAGCTGATAGCGGCTTGAATACTTGTTAATTAGGCCGCGAACCTTTACGAAGTCGTCCTGTTCGAATTTGTCGACCGCATCATTGACGTTGTCCCACATTTTGGCGTCAATTTGGCCGGAGCGGTCGCAAAGAGTGAGCGCCAAATAAATCTCTCCGCTCTTCTTAGGCTTAATTTGCTTGGATGAAACGAGGAACGATGAGGTGATGACCTGGTTTTCCTGGCTGGCTGCGTCTTTGACGAAGAACTGCTTCATGAATTCGGTTACCCGACGAAGCGATTCTACTTCAGAAACCGCAATAGGCAACTAGCAATAGGCAACGGGCCTAAACTTGCCTTGAGGACGCTTTGGATTTGCCTATTGCTTATCGCGTGCTCACAATATCCCGAGCTTCTTTTTCTTCTTTGCTTTCTTCGCCTGGCTTGTGTCGGAGGCGGAAGCCGTGGTGTAAATCGGCTTCGTCTGGTTCGGACTGGCACCCGTGTCCGTGAAACCAGGTTTGATATCTATGTAAGCCTCTTCACGAAGCTTCGTAAGGTATGTCCGCAAAGCTGGCTGCAACTTTTGGTAGTAAATCGCCTCCTGGATGCGACTCTCAACCTGCTTCAGCGGCGCAATTCCCGCCTGTGTGTGTTCGTTCACCTTCAGAATCACGAATCCCTGCTTTGTGCGGATCACATCTGAGACATCGCCGGGCTTCATCTTGAATGTGAGGTCCTCCAACTCCTTCGCGAGTGTTCCGCGCTTGAATTGACCTAACTCTCCGCCCGAATCTGCAGTCGGTCCTTCGGAAGACTTCTTGGCCACATCTTCGAACTTAGCGCCGCCTCTTATGCTCGCCAGCAGTTGCTTTGCTTTCTCTTCCGCAGTTGTGATCTTGGCGGGCTCTTCTGGCGGTGGTGGCGCGTTGGGATCTACGTTTATGTTCTCGGAGCCGGTCGACACAAGAATTTCAGCAAGATCGACGGACTCTGGTTGTTCCAGCTCAGCCTTATGAGCGTTGTAGTAGTCTTCAACGTCTTTTTGGGTGATCTGGATCCGTGGCGCAACCTCGTGGCTGATCACCTGCTGAGTCACAATCTGGTTACGGATTCCCCCTTTGAAGTCCTCAAAAGAGACACCCTGCTTCTGTGCCTCCTTTTCGAGATCTTCCATGCTTTCCAGCTTGAGCTGCTTGCGCAGATCGTCTAAGCGCTTCACCAGTTCAGTGTCGCCGGTAATACCCAGATCCTTGCCTTTAGCCAGCAACAGTTGCTGGTCGATCAAGTCGCGGAGCACGTCCTTTTCTTTCTCTTTGGCGCGAGGATCGGTGGGCGGAAGGTTCTGTTGCTTCAGCTCCTGCTGGAGTTCGTCGCGGCTCTTGGCCAATTCGGACCGCGTGATGATAGAGCTGTTAACGCGCGCGATGATCTCCTCGATTACGGTGTCGGCAGTGAGCGAACCAGCGAAGAGAAGAGTCGTCAAAATACTGAGCACTGACTTATGTTTCATAGGAGGTAGCTACCCCTTATTTTACCTCTCAGCGTTACCTCCCGGGATTTCTGAGAGCCGCTTTTCACGTGATAACCTCAAGCTCATGTCGGCCCCCGATTCACGTTTTGTTCGCGCCTGTCGCAGGCAGGCGGTAGACGCGACGCCCGTCTGGCTTATGCGCCAGGCGGGACGATACATGCCCGAGTACCGAAAAGTCCGCAGGCAGCACACACTTCTGGAGATTTGCAAGAATTCAGAACTTGCTGCTGAAGTAACCATCACTGCTGCCGAGCGGCTTGGAGTGGATGCCGCCATCATCTTCGCCGATCTGCTGCTGCCGCTTGAGGTTATGGGACTGGAGTTTGAATTCGCGGAACGCGACGGTCCCAGGATTCACCATCCCCTGCGCGACGCGAATGGAATCGCCCAGCTGAAGACCGATCGTGCCGAAGAATTGGGCTATGTCGCTGAGTCGGTGAGGTTGGTGGCTCGACACTTCGGCACACGTCTTCCGGTGATTGGCTTTTGTGGCGCTCCTTTCACGCTGGCGAGCTACATGATCGAAGGCCGAGGATCACGTAACTACGTAGAGACCAAACGCCTGATGTATGGCGATCCCGAGGCCTGGGACGAGCTGATGCGACGCATCTCCCGTGTACTCGTCCAATACGCAGCCGAACAAGTGAATGCGGGAGCCGACGCCTTGCAGGTTTTCGATAGCTGGGTGGGATGCCTGTCCCCTGCAGATTACGTTCGCTTCGTGTTGCCGCCCACCAAGGCACTGGTTGCTGAGTTGAAAGCGACTGGAGTGCCGATTATCTACTTTGGAACCGATACTGCCACTTTACTGCCTTCGATAAAGCAGACACGCGCGGAGGTCATTGGCGTCGACTGGCGCATCCCAATCAACGACGCCTTCGAAATGCTGGGCGATAACTTCGCCGTCCAGGGAAACCTCGATCCAGCGGCGCTATTTGCATCAGAGGCAGAGGTGCGACGCCAGGCTCGCGACGTGCTTGACCGTGCCGCGGGACGTGTGGGACACGTCTTCAATTTAGGTCATGGAATACTGCCAGAGACGCCGGTCGAGAATGTGATCGCTTTGGTTCAGGAAGTCCATGCTTACAGTTCCAAGCGCAGCCAAGTACCAGCGCCCAGCGTGGCATTCTGAAAATGAAGACCGCTGTTCTCCTGCTTGCTCACGGAACCCCGGATAACGTTTCCGAAATTCCCGAATATATGCGCAACGTCACTGGGGGGCGGCCGATTCCAGATTCGGTCATCCAGGAGGTCGCTCATCGTTACGGCTTGATTGGGCGCTCTCCTTTGACGGAAATCACGATGCGGCAGGCCAAGAAGCTCTCCGAAGTGTTGTCGACGCCTGTTTATGTCGGTATGCGCAATTGGAAACCGTACATTGCAGAGACAGTGAAAGCCATGCGTGACGAAGGTATCGTTCGCGCGGTGACCCTGTGCCTGGCGCCGCAAAATTCCCGCACCAGCGTTGGACTCTACCGGAATGCAGCGTTCAAAGAAGCCGCAGGCATGGCGATTGATTTTGTCGACTCATGGCACGACCATCCTCGGCTGATCGAGGCCTTTGGAGAGCACTTGCAAGCTGCTCTCGCGAAGGTTGGACGCCAGACGGCGGTGGTGTTCACGGCCCACAGCGTTCCCAGCCGGACGATTTCCGATGGCGATCCGTACGAGCAGCAGGCAAAGGAAACGGCGGCACTAGTAGCGCTTGAAGCCGGCCTACCTGATTCGCAGTGGGTGTTCGCGTTTCAGAGCCAGGGAATGTCCGGTGGTCCGTGGATTGGGCCGACCGTCGAGGAGACGTTACGGACTCTGAAGCAAGAAGGACATTCGCATGTGCTGATTCAACCCGTCGGATTTGTATGCGATCACGTGGAAGTCCTTTACGATATCGATATCGGATTCCGCGACTACGGTTCTCGGATCGGCATTGAGATTTCCCGCACCCAGTCCTTGAACGATTCGCAAACGTTTATCGCCGCTCTCGCTGACCTGGTAGGAGAACGCCTGAAGCGGCATTCGAGCACTGTACCTATTTCCACCTCTTCCTAGTACACAGAAGAGGTAACGCAGACAACAAAAAAGGCCGCCATCTTTGGCGGCCTTCGGAATTAGGAGAGAGATTTCCTTAGTCCTGATCGTTGCTTGCGCGCTTCCAGTTCATGATCTCGCCTAGCGTTGTGGTTGAGCTAGAAACCGGCTGCTTATACGCTTCCACGTCCGCGCGGCTCGCCTCTTCGCCGACTGCGCGGAGGCTGAGTCCGACCTTCTTCTCTTCCGGATTCATTTTGATGATCTTGAAGTCGTACTCTTGTCCCGGCTCAAGCTTGAGCGGAGTGCCGTGTGAGTCGGTCGCCTCGGAGTTATGGCAAAGGCCTTCAACGCCTTCGGAGATCTCGACGAACGCTCCGAACTGCGCTGTGCGCAGCACCTTGCCGTGAACGACATCGCCGAGACGATGTTGAGCGAAGAACGTCTCCCATACATCGGGCTGCATTTGCTTGATGCCGAGCGAAAGTCGGCGATGCTCAGGCTCGATCGCGAGCACTTGCGCCTTAACCTTCTCGCCCTTCTTAAGCACCTCGGAAGGATGCTTGACGCGCTTGGTCCAACTCAGGTTACTGACGTGTACCAAGCCATCAATACCGTCTTCGATTTCGATGAAGGCGCCGAAGTCAGTCAGATTGCGAACCTTGCCTTCGACAACGCTGCCCACCGGATACTTCTCGTGCAACTGCTCCCATGGATTCTGCTCAAGCTGCTTCAGTCCAAGGGAAATGCGCCGCTCCGTCGGGTTCACGTTCAGCACCACAGTCTCGACTTCGTCGCCAGGCTTCACGATCTTCGATGGATGCTTCATCCGCTTGGACCACGTCATTTCACTGACGTGAACAAGACCTTCGATTCCTTGTTCCAACTCGACAAAAGCTCCGTAGTCAGTGACGCTTAGAACCCGTCCTTTAACGTGCGCGCCCACTGGATAACGCTCCGCGGCATCGAGCCAAGGATCAGGGGTGAGCTGCTTGAAACCGAGCGAAACCCGCTGCTTGTCCTTGTCGAACTTAAGAACCTTTACGTGGATCTCATCGCCAACGTTCACCAGATCACGAGGATGCGTGAGGCGTCCCCACGACATGTCGGTGATGTGCAGCAGACCGTCGAGGCCGCCCAAATCGACGAACGCGCCGTAATCGGTAAGATTCTTAACGGTTCCCGTGAGAACAGCGCCCTCTTCCAAGTGCTCCAGCGTCTTGGAGCGCTTCTCCGACTGCTCTTCTTCCAGCAGTTGCTTGCGCGAAACTACGATGTTGCCCCGCTTCTTGTTCAGCTTAATGACGCGGACATCGATCTCGTGGCCTTTGTAGCCGTCGAGGTTGCGCACCGGCTTCAGGTCAACCTGAGAACCGGGCAGGAAGGCGCGAACGCCCCCTACATCCACCGAGAGGCCGCCCTTCACGCGATCGACAACATAGCCCTTGATGGTGCTCTTGTCGTTGTAAGCCTTCTCGATGTCGTCCCAAACACGGACGCGGGCTGCCTTCTCGTGCGAAAGCAGGGTGTAGCCTTCCTCTGTCTCACCGCGATCAATGACCACATCGATGCTGTCGCCAGGCTTGAAGCGCGGCTGGCCGTCGCGTCCGATGACTTGGGCAATTGGCACCATGCCTTCGGATTTGAATCCGACGTCGACGACAACATACTTTTCGGTCAGGTTTACCACTGTCCCCTTTTGGATATGGTCCTCGGCGGGAGCGGCAGTTTCTGCAGCCGATTGCTCGGCTTCAAAACTTTCCAGGGCAGCGGCAAAGTCCATCTCCTCGCGTGGAGATTCCGGCGCGTGGTGAGCGCTGGTCTCGAGCTCGGGAGCGGATGATTGTGGGTTTTCGGTGGCGAGTGCGGTGGTTTCAACAGTTTCAGTAGTCAGGGTTGTATTCTCGTGATTGGAATTTTGCGAGCTTCCAGTGTGCGCGGTTGCTGGTTCAGGTTCGTGTGAGGAAGTCTGCGTGCTTGCAGAGCCCTCTTCGACGATCGGGTTCAGGTCGCGGGCTGTGCTCTCTTCGAACAACATTGTCCTTCTCGGTCGCGCTCACGCCACGGGATCGTCCCGAAGAGACAGAGGGTGGTACCCGGCTGCCCGGATGAGCGGACTGATGGCTGCATAAGCTCTCTTGAGTGTGGGCCCGTTCGGGCTAGAGGAAACTCTGCGGCCGGATCAACCAACAACGCTTCCGTTGCTGGCCAATGTTCTGACTATAGCAACCGCTCGGAGACAGTGTCAAACCCCGCAAGCTCAAGTTGAATAGCGAGTTAATGTCATTTTCGCGCGAAGCGATAACTAATAGAGATGCCTCGCGCTGCAGAGCCGTCCAAAGTATCCGACCTACGCACATAGAGTGTGCCGATACCTCGCCGAAGACCGCGGAAAATTCACTAGCCAAGTACAGATCACGGAAAACGACAGGCTATTCTTCGAATTCAATCTTGAAATCATCGAATTCTGCCCAGAATCGGCGAATTTCGCGTCAGACCAGGGAAACAACAGCGAATTCTGTGGATTTCTTCGTAAGCGACCGTCAACAAATCGTTTAACGGGATTTGGCGCGGGATGCAAGAAATTAACAGGGAACGAGCAGGGAATTCTCTGCTGCTCGCGGCGCTGACCAGCCGTACAGTACACCTCATCTATACTTTCCGCGTCTATGGACTATCTCTGGACTCCCTGGCGCTATGCGTACATCACCGGTACGAAAGAAGCCCAAGGATGCGTTTTCTGTCATACGAAGGACGAAAAGGATGACCGCAAAGTTGGGATCGTCTATCGAGGAACAGCCTGCTACATCTGCTTGAATGCCTTCCCTTACACGTCAGGCCATGTGATGGTCATCCCCTACGACCATCTCGACGAACTCAGGAAACTTCCTCGTGAATCGGCGCACGAGATGATGGACTTGTGCCAGCGCACCGAATCCGTCTTGCGCAGCCTATACAACCCAGACGGTATCAACCTGGGAATGAATATCGGAGCCGCCGCAGGAGCCGGAATCGCTGGACACGTTCACATGCACGTGCTTCCGCGCTGGGTCGCCGATGCAAACTTCATGACCGTCGTCGGCGAGACACGTGTGCTCCCTGAGGCGCTCGATGTTACCTGGGAAAGAATGCGGAAGGAGTTTGAGAAGCGGCGATAAGCAATGGGCAATAGGCAAAAACAACGGCGAGAATCTCCCGGTCGTCTGCTTTAGCCTATTGCTTATTGCCTATCGCCTATTGCCGTTCTCACGCAAACACTTCCTTCAGTCTCCCGCTGTCCACGTCGTACACAAACCCGCGCACTGTGATCTCCTTATTCACCCAAGGGTGGGACTTCAATTTCTCGAGCTGTTTGCGGACGTTCTCTTCAGGCTTCTTAAATGCGTAAAAGCGTTCCGGGGACAGACTTGCTGTTCCGGCGTGGCGCTCGATCATGCTTCGCAGCTCGTCTTCGGTAGAGCGCATTAGGCCGCAGTCGGTGTGATTGATCACCATGAACTCTTCTGTCCCAAGCAGATAGTGGGAGACGAGAAGCGAGCGCAAGGCATCTTCAGTGACAATGCCACCGGCATTGCGGATGATGTGCGCATCGCCGTCGTCGAGCCCTAACGTTGCTTTGGTCAAACGGGTGTCCATGCATGTAACTACAGCGAGCCGTCGCGTGGGCCGCGGCGAAAGATGACGCGACGCATGCTTCTGTGCGTACTTCTCGTTAGCCTGAAGGACTTCGTCGATCGTGGACATGATCTCCTTTCGTATCCGAGAAACGGAGCGTCGGGGCGCCCCCGCCCGGCGTTACGAACAAGCTTGCATAAGCTCAAGAATTAGTTTTCGCAGATTTTCGTATGCCAGGAGAGGGCGCCCCGGCGCTCCGTTTCGGGATCAGGCACTATGCGATCAGGTTTTCTCTTTTCCTCTCGCCTTGATCCAGATCGGCGTTCCTTCAAACCCAAAGGCTCGCCGAATCTGATTTTCAAGGAAGCGCTGATAGGAGAAGTGCAATTTCCCCGGACGATTGGTGAAGACAACGAATGTCGGTGGAGAAATCGCAGCCTGAGTCATGTACTGAATGCGGATTCCATAGCCCGGCGACGAGGCGCGCTCGAAATCTACGCTCTTCAAAAAACGGTTCATCTCTCCCGTAGAGATTCGCTTGCGGCGCTCCAGAGCAACTCGCTGCACGGTAGAGAAGACGCGGTCCACATTCTTGCCGCTGGTTGCCGAAATGAACAGCACCGGAGCGTAGCTCAGATATTTGAGCACTGAACGAATTTGCTTCTCGAACAGCGCCTGATCGGCAGGGGGTTTTCCATCCTGACGCTGGGGCCCCACCAAGTCCCATTTGTTTACGACAATTACAACGGAGCGGCCGCTCTCGTGAGCATATCCGCCGATAGTCGCATCGAGCGCAGTTACTCCCTCTACGGCATCGATCACCAGCAGAGCGACATCGGCGGCTTCGAGGTGCTTGCGCGACATCACCACTGAAAGCTTCTCCGCCATCAATTTGGTTTTGCCTTTACGGCGGATGCCGGCAGTGTCGATGAAGCGATAGCGCTGCTGGTCGCGCTCGACCAGTTCATCCACTGCATCGCGGGTGGTGCCTGCGATTGGGGAAACAATCGCTCGTGACGTCCCGGTGAGCTGATTCAGCAACGTCGACTTTCCGACATTCGGACGACCGATGATTGCGATTTTTGTTTCCTTCTGATCCTGTGGCACAGGCGCCCCCGCCTGTGTTTCGGCCTGGTCAAACACAGCCGAGGGCGGCTGTACCTCTATTCTTTCCGACGCATCTTCTCCACGTGTTACAGGCGGCAATCTCTCGAGCACTGCGTCCAGCAACTCGCCGAGTCCATTGCCATGCTCTGCCGAAACGGGGAAAACGTTCCTGATCCCAAGCCGCCGGAAATCTTCCACGATATTTTCCAGCTTTGGAGTATCAATCTTGTTTACCGCCAGCAAGATCGGCTTGCCGCTGCGGACGAGCAATCGCGCCAGTTCGATATCCGGCGATGCCAGCTCTGTGCGGCCGTCGACCACCATCGCAATTACGTCAGCCTGTTCGAGCGCGACTCGCGCCTGTCGATAGATCTCGGCCGGAATCAGTTCCTTCTCATCGGGAATGATCCCACCGGTGTCGATGACTTCGACTTCCCGTCCATTCCAGCGAGCTTTTCCGTATAAGCGATCGCGGGTGATTCCGGGCTCATCGCCGACGATTGACCTTCGGCTGCCGATGAGACGATTGAAGAGCGTGCTTTTGCCCACGTTAGGCCGGCCCACAATGGCGAGGACCGGCAACTTGCCGACCATCCCAGTCTTTGGGGGCTTGGCGAGATTGGCGGAAGTCTTTGGCAAGGAAGGCTCAGTTGGCGAGTTTGTGGATTTGGCCGGCTGCAGCCGGATGTGAATCTGATCTGTGATCGCGTCACGAATTCATTCGAATCGCGAAATCACTTAGCAGAGCATCGCAAGCAACTCAAGCTATTATAAAGATTCGTTCCGCGCTGCCCGTGCGCGGCCGGGTCCCTTGTCTTCCGTTCCTCAAAATGCGACCGCTTCGGAGCCTGCGCGAGTTACAGGCTCGCTCTATTCATTCTTTGCCCCCGGCGGAGCGCTCTCCCGCTCGCATCCTGCCTACGAATTCCGACGCGGCCAACTCCAAATGGCAGAGGCGGTCGAGCAGGCGATTACGGGTAAAAAGCACCTGCTCGTCGAAGCCGGTACGGGAACGGGCAAGACGCTCGCCTATCTATTGCCGGCGATCCGTTCCGGCAAACGTGTCGTCGTCTCCACGGGAACGAAGAACCTCCAGGAGCAGCTCTTCTATAAGGACGTTCCCTTTCTGGAACAAGTGCTGTTCCCCAACGGTGAGGGTAAGCTGCGCGTCTGCTACATGAAGGGGCGGAACAACTATCTCTGCCGCCAGAAACTCTACGATCTCAAGAATCAGCCGATTCTGCGCGAGCTCGCCGAGGTTGAGCAATACCAGGCCATTGCGGAATGGGAGCAGCACACCGATACAGGGGACCGTGCGGAAATTTCCGGACTGCCCGAAGCCAGCGCACTCTGGCACAAGATCGACGCCCGCTCCGACGCCTGTACAGGACAGAAATGCCCGCAATTTGATCGCTGCTTTATCACCGAAATGCGACGGCGCGCGCTGGAAAGCGACATCGTCATCGTCAATCACCATCTGTTCTTTGCCGATCTGGCGATTAAGCGCGCTGCTGAACAGGCTCCTGACGCGGGCGTACTGCCGGAGGCAGGGATTGCGATCTTCGACGAAGCGCACGACCTTGAGGAAGTAGCGGGCAGCTATTTCGGAGTGTCGGTCAGCAACCTGCGCCTGGACGAGTTGGCGCGTGACGTGGAAACCACACTGCGTCAGCGCAAAACTCTGCCTGTATCCGTGTCGCTGGCCTGCGCCAACCTGCGCGAGCGTTCGCAATTCTTCTTTGGCCTGATTCCGCCGGGTGAAGGACGCTTCGCCTTTAACAACCGCGAAGGATTTCTCGAAGAAAACGGGGATGAATACATCTCCGTGATGAATGCGCTCACGCGCCTGATGGCCGAGCTGGAAGGCATCAAGGAAAAGCCGGAGGAACTATTTCAGTTCATGCGGCGCGCGGAAGAGTTGAAGGTGCAGCTCTCTTTCATTTTGGAATCAAAGGATCGCAACACGGTCTTTTGGATAGAACGCCGCGGTGGGCTGGGACGCGGACGTTCAGGAGTACGCATCGTCTCACTCCAGGCAACTCCCATTGACGTTTCTCAACTTCTGCGACAAACATTATTCGAGAACCTCGATACTGCGGTTCTCACGTCGGCGACACTTGCGGTAAGCAACGGCTTCGACTACATCCAGCGCCGACTGGGACTCGATCATGCACGTTCCTT encodes the following:
- a CDS encoding peptidylprolyl isomerase — encoded protein: MKHKSVLSILTTLLFAGSLTADTVIEEIIARVNSSIITRSELAKSRDELQQELKQQNLPPTDPRAKEKEKDVLRDLIDQQLLLAKGKDLGITGDTELVKRLDDLRKQLKLESMEDLEKEAQKQGVSFEDFKGGIRNQIVTQQVISHEVAPRIQITQKDVEDYYNAHKAELEQPESVDLAEILVSTGSENINVDPNAPPPPEEPAKITTAEEKAKQLLASIRGGAKFEDVAKKSSEGPTADSGGELGQFKRGTLAKELEDLTFKMKPGDVSDVIRTKQGFVILKVNEHTQAGIAPLKQVESRIQEAIYYQKLQPALRTYLTKLREEAYIDIKPGFTDTGASPNQTKPIYTTASASDTSQAKKAKKKKKLGIL
- the hemE gene encoding uroporphyrinogen decarboxylase; translated protein: MSAPDSRFVRACRRQAVDATPVWLMRQAGRYMPEYRKVRRQHTLLEICKNSELAAEVTITAAERLGVDAAIIFADLLLPLEVMGLEFEFAERDGPRIHHPLRDANGIAQLKTDRAEELGYVAESVRLVARHFGTRLPVIGFCGAPFTLASYMIEGRGSRNYVETKRLMYGDPEAWDELMRRISRVLVQYAAEQVNAGADALQVFDSWVGCLSPADYVRFVLPPTKALVAELKATGVPIIYFGTDTATLLPSIKQTRAEVIGVDWRIPINDAFEMLGDNFAVQGNLDPAALFASEAEVRRQARDVLDRAAGRVGHVFNLGHGILPETPVENVIALVQEVHAYSSKRSQVPAPSVAF
- the hemH gene encoding ferrochelatase; its protein translation is MKTAVLLLAHGTPDNVSEIPEYMRNVTGGRPIPDSVIQEVAHRYGLIGRSPLTEITMRQAKKLSEVLSTPVYVGMRNWKPYIAETVKAMRDEGIVRAVTLCLAPQNSRTSVGLYRNAAFKEAAGMAIDFVDSWHDHPRLIEAFGEHLQAALAKVGRQTAVVFTAHSVPSRTISDGDPYEQQAKETAALVALEAGLPDSQWVFAFQSQGMSGGPWIGPTVEETLRTLKQEGHSHVLIQPVGFVCDHVEVLYDIDIGFRDYGSRIGIEISRTQSLNDSQTFIAALADLVGERLKRHSSTVPISTSS
- a CDS encoding 30S ribosomal protein S1; amino-acid sequence: MLFEESTARDLNPIVEEGSASTQTSSHEPEPATAHTGSSQNSNHENTTLTTETVETTALATENPQSSAPELETSAHHAPESPREEMDFAAALESFEAEQSAAETAAPAEDHIQKGTVVNLTEKYVVVDVGFKSEGMVPIAQVIGRDGQPRFKPGDSIDVVIDRGETEEGYTLLSHEKAARVRVWDDIEKAYNDKSTIKGYVVDRVKGGLSVDVGGVRAFLPGSQVDLKPVRNLDGYKGHEIDVRVIKLNKKRGNIVVSRKQLLEEEQSEKRSKTLEHLEEGAVLTGTVKNLTDYGAFVDLGGLDGLLHITDMSWGRLTHPRDLVNVGDEIHVKVLKFDKDKQRVSLGFKQLTPDPWLDAAERYPVGAHVKGRVLSVTDYGAFVELEQGIEGLVHVSEMTWSKRMKHPSKIVKPGDEVETVVLNVNPTERRISLGLKQLEQNPWEQLHEKYPVGSVVEGKVRNLTDFGAFIEIEDGIDGLVHVSNLSWTKRVKHPSEVLKKGEKVKAQVLAIEPEHRRLSLGIKQMQPDVWETFFAQHRLGDVVHGKVLRTAQFGAFVEISEGVEGLCHNSEATDSHGTPLKLEPGQEYDFKIIKMNPEEKKVGLSLRAVGEEASRADVEAYKQPVSSSTTTLGEIMNWKRASNDQD
- a CDS encoding HIT domain-containing protein — protein: MDYLWTPWRYAYITGTKEAQGCVFCHTKDEKDDRKVGIVYRGTACYICLNAFPYTSGHVMVIPYDHLDELRKLPRESAHEMMDLCQRTESVLRSLYNPDGINLGMNIGAAAGAGIAGHVHMHVLPRWVADANFMTVVGETRVLPEALDVTWERMRKEFEKRR
- a CDS encoding carbonic anhydrase, with product MSTIDEVLQANEKYAQKHASRHLSPRPTRRLAVVTCMDTRLTKATLGLDDGDAHIIRNAGGIVTEDALRSLLVSHYLLGTEEFMVINHTDCGLMRSTEDELRSMIERHAGTASLSPERFYAFKKPEENVRKQLEKLKSHPWVNKEITVRGFVYDVDSGRLKEVFA
- the der gene encoding ribosome biogenesis GTPase Der, which produces MPKTSANLAKPPKTGMVGKLPVLAIVGRPNVGKSTLFNRLIGSRRSIVGDEPGITRDRLYGKARWNGREVEVIDTGGIIPDEKELIPAEIYRQARVALEQADVIAMVVDGRTELASPDIELARLLVRSGKPILLAVNKIDTPKLENIVEDFRRLGIRNVFPVSAEHGNGLGELLDAVLERLPPVTRGEDASERIEVQPPSAVFDQAETQAGAPVPQDQKETKIAIIGRPNVGKSTLLNQLTGTSRAIVSPIAGTTRDAVDELVERDQQRYRFIDTAGIRRKGKTKLMAEKLSVVMSRKHLEAADVALLVIDAVEGVTALDATIGGYAHESGRSVVIVVNKWDLVGPQRQDGKPPADQALFEKQIRSVLKYLSYAPVLFISATSGKNVDRVFSTVQRVALERRKRISTGEMNRFLKSVDFERASSPGYGIRIQYMTQAAISPPTFVVFTNRPGKLHFSYQRFLENQIRRAFGFEGTPIWIKARGKEKT
- a CDS encoding ATP-dependent DNA helicase gives rise to the protein MSSVPQNATASEPARVTGSLYSFFAPGGALSRSHPAYEFRRGQLQMAEAVEQAITGKKHLLVEAGTGTGKTLAYLLPAIRSGKRVVVSTGTKNLQEQLFYKDVPFLEQVLFPNGEGKLRVCYMKGRNNYLCRQKLYDLKNQPILRELAEVEQYQAIAEWEQHTDTGDRAEISGLPEASALWHKIDARSDACTGQKCPQFDRCFITEMRRRALESDIVIVNHHLFFADLAIKRAAEQAPDAGVLPEAGIAIFDEAHDLEEVAGSYFGVSVSNLRLDELARDVETTLRQRKTLPVSVSLACANLRERSQFFFGLIPPGEGRFAFNNREGFLEENGDEYISVMNALTRLMAELEGIKEKPEELFQFMRRAEELKVQLSFILESKDRNTVFWIERRGGLGRGRSGVRIVSLQATPIDVSQLLRQTLFENLDTAVLTSATLAVSNGFDYIQRRLGLDHARSLIVPSHFDYSRQAILYVPPDLPDPRSDQFAPRSAQVIRRVLEITHGRAFCLFTSYAQMHDIYDRLLGEVEYPLLIQGSAPRTALLEEFRTTPNAILFATSSFWQGVDVQGDQLSCVIIDRLPFAVPNDPVVAARVAAIAADGGNAFMEYQVPGAVITLKQGFGRLIRSLHDRGVLVLLDNRINRQRYGRVFLESLPKYGVANGLEDVEKFFSEKKN